In Bacillus cereus ATCC 14579, a single window of DNA contains:
- a CDS encoding undecaprenyldiphospho-muramoylpentapeptide beta-N-acetylglucosaminyltransferase yields the protein MSKTILFTGGGTAGHVMINIVLIPKFIEKGWRVEYIGSKNGIEKSLVQNVKYNSVSTGKLRRYWDWDNFKDPFKIIRGCLQSYNLIKKTKPDVIFSAGGFVSVPVAIGAWLNRVPIIIREPDSTLGLANKIALPFATKLCTTFPQTGENVSNEKKVYVGPIVRVEIEKGNVLRGRRYCEFQQDKPVLLIMGGSQGAKWINDMVRECLDTILLNFNIIHICGKGKVDPSIGMEGYMQFEYIGDELPHILNMASVVVSRAGSTAISELLFLKKPMLLIPLTNSSSRGDQVLNAEYFSRQGYAEVILQDRVSTNTFIHAVNKLYTNKEKYIQNMNGYKKTNDEGIHQIIDIINEVVK from the coding sequence ATGAGCAAAACGATTCTTTTTACTGGGGGCGGTACAGCCGGACACGTTATGATTAATATTGTATTAATTCCTAAATTTATAGAGAAAGGCTGGAGAGTCGAGTATATTGGATCCAAAAATGGAATTGAAAAATCATTAGTGCAAAATGTTAAATACAATAGTGTTTCAACGGGAAAGCTTAGGAGATATTGGGATTGGGATAATTTTAAAGATCCTTTTAAAATTATACGCGGTTGTTTACAAAGTTATAATTTAATTAAGAAAACAAAGCCTGACGTTATCTTTTCAGCAGGAGGATTTGTTTCAGTTCCTGTAGCTATAGGAGCATGGTTAAATCGTGTGCCTATAATTATACGTGAACCAGATAGCACATTAGGGCTTGCCAATAAAATAGCATTACCTTTTGCTACAAAGCTATGCACAACATTTCCTCAGACAGGAGAAAATGTAAGTAATGAGAAGAAGGTTTATGTAGGACCAATTGTAAGGGTAGAAATTGAGAAGGGTAACGTATTACGAGGAAGAAGATATTGTGAATTTCAGCAAGATAAACCAGTATTATTAATTATGGGTGGGAGTCAAGGTGCTAAGTGGATAAATGATATGGTAAGGGAATGTTTAGATACAATACTATTAAACTTTAATATTATTCATATATGTGGTAAAGGGAAGGTAGACCCATCTATTGGCATGGAGGGATATATGCAATTTGAATATATAGGCGACGAGTTGCCGCATATACTAAATATGGCAAGTGTTGTAGTTTCTAGAGCGGGTTCTACTGCTATTTCTGAATTGTTATTTTTGAAGAAACCGATGTTGCTGATCCCGTTAACTAACAGTTCCAGTAGGGGAGATCAAGTTTTAAATGCTGAATATTTTTCACGGCAAGGATATGCGGAAGTTATACTCCAAGACAGAGTAAGTACGAATACATTTATACATGCAGTAAATAAGTTGTATACAAATAAGGAGAAATATATTCAAAACATGAATGGATATAAGAAAACAAATGATGAGGGTATTCATCAAATAATAGATATAATAAATGAAGTGGTGAAGTAA
- a CDS encoding DUF6572 domain-containing protein, protein MKNKKGCKKYMNGYEVIDNQNTLFLSIVDTLDWRDEEAHVLLIYEAIHKYQAYVEEKRVNRIKSALETETRYVIQIFAQYECSEYGNDFYELINDLLQDIEVELKIYIKNNKFIYI, encoded by the coding sequence ATGAAAAACAAAAAAGGGTGTAAGAAATATATGAATGGTTATGAAGTAATAGATAATCAAAATACGCTATTTCTTTCAATTGTTGATACGCTGGACTGGAGAGATGAAGAAGCGCATGTATTGCTTATTTATGAGGCAATACATAAATATCAAGCGTATGTAGAAGAAAAAAGGGTTAATCGAATAAAGTCAGCATTAGAGACGGAAACTAGATATGTGATTCAAATCTTTGCTCAATACGAGTGTAGTGAGTATGGAAATGATTTTTATGAACTCATTAACGATCTTTTACAAGATATAGAGGTGGAGTTAAAGATTTATATAAAAAATAATAAGTTTATTTACATTTAA
- a CDS encoding NAD-dependent epimerase/dehydratase family protein: MKKNASLLITGANGFTGRHACHYFLEQGFHVIPMFQNRAHREKIRNGITCNLTNKSEVMKVMKQIKPDYVLHLAGRNSVIESWTAALEYIEINVIGTLYLLEAIKQEASHCRTLVIGSALQADSMNEMKISNPYSLSKTMQVIIAEAWGGLMDSNIIIAKPSNLIGPGVSNGICSILAKKIIDIESGRSKAIIEVNSLKDSRDFLDVRDAVKAYHVLLRDGINGKQYNIGSGVKRSLLDVLEQYKELTQLNFFIEETEKSGSDSNESLATEEIKNLGWIPEIEFHQSLKDVLEYAKCSDICMQ; encoded by the coding sequence ATGAAAAAAAATGCGAGCCTTTTAATAACTGGTGCAAATGGTTTCACAGGCCGCCATGCTTGCCACTATTTTTTAGAGCAGGGCTTTCATGTAATTCCTATGTTTCAAAATCGTGCACATAGAGAAAAAATTAGAAATGGTATTACGTGTAATTTAACTAATAAGAGCGAAGTAATGAAGGTAATGAAACAAATAAAGCCAGACTACGTATTGCATTTAGCAGGAAGGAATTCGGTTATAGAATCTTGGACAGCTGCTCTTGAGTATATAGAGATTAATGTAATAGGAACGTTATATTTATTAGAAGCAATTAAGCAAGAAGCCTCGCATTGTAGAACATTAGTTATAGGATCTGCTTTGCAAGCAGATAGTATGAACGAAATGAAAATTTCAAATCCATATAGTTTAAGTAAAACGATGCAAGTCATTATTGCAGAGGCTTGGGGAGGATTAATGGATTCAAATATTATCATTGCAAAGCCCTCAAACTTAATTGGTCCAGGGGTATCAAATGGTATTTGTTCGATTCTCGCAAAGAAAATAATAGATATAGAATCAGGTAGAAGTAAGGCTATTATCGAAGTAAACAGTTTGAAAGATAGTAGAGATTTTCTAGATGTACGTGATGCGGTCAAAGCGTATCATGTGTTATTACGAGATGGAATAAATGGAAAACAATATAATATCGGATCAGGAGTAAAACGATCTTTATTAGATGTACTAGAACAATATAAAGAATTAACACAGCTTAATTTTTTTATAGAGGAAACAGAGAAAAGTGGGAGCGACTCAAATGAGAGTTTAGCAACAGAGGAAATAAAAAATTTAGGTTGGATCCCAGAAATTGAATTTCATCAATCATTAAAAGATGTACTTGAGTATGCGAAGTGTAGTGACATCTGCATGCAATGA
- a CDS encoding UDP-N-acetylglucosamine 4,6-dehydratase family protein, with the protein MLNKIILITGGTGSWGHELIKQLLEKSPKEIRVFSRNETVQFEMQQQFINDHRLKFIIGDIRDKDQLVYACQGVHYVFHLAALKHVPVCEYYPYEAIKTNIHGTQNVIEASTQMQVEKVIYVSTDKAADPSNTYGMTKAIGEKLMVHANIQTKKTKFICVRGGNVLGTSGSVVPLFKQQIKRSSEVGITDANMTRFFLTVEDAVGLLFKAVYQGRGGEIFVMKMPACKITDLAEILIEDSKKENIKVKEVGIRPGEKLSEMLLSEVESKTSISFDQNYFVVLPTIPIEGLQEYYSSYPLVDVKSFSSQQDLLAKHEVKQMLLKGGFLR; encoded by the coding sequence ATGTTAAATAAAATAATTTTAATTACTGGTGGTACAGGTTCGTGGGGGCATGAACTTATAAAACAACTATTAGAAAAATCACCGAAAGAAATTAGAGTTTTTTCAAGAAATGAAACGGTTCAGTTTGAAATGCAGCAACAGTTTATAAATGATCATAGGCTAAAATTTATTATTGGAGATATTCGTGATAAAGATCAACTAGTCTATGCATGCCAAGGTGTACATTATGTATTCCATCTTGCAGCTTTAAAACACGTTCCAGTATGTGAGTATTATCCTTATGAAGCTATAAAAACTAACATACATGGTACGCAAAATGTAATTGAAGCCTCTACACAGATGCAAGTTGAAAAAGTTATATATGTTTCAACGGATAAAGCAGCTGATCCATCAAATACGTATGGGATGACAAAAGCAATTGGTGAAAAATTAATGGTTCATGCGAATATACAAACGAAGAAAACAAAATTCATTTGTGTTCGTGGTGGAAATGTTTTAGGAACGAGTGGAAGTGTAGTACCGCTTTTTAAACAACAAATTAAAAGATCTTCAGAAGTAGGGATTACCGATGCGAATATGACTAGATTTTTCTTAACAGTTGAAGATGCTGTTGGATTGTTATTTAAAGCCGTATATCAAGGTAGAGGCGGGGAAATCTTTGTTATGAAAATGCCGGCATGTAAAATAACAGATTTAGCGGAAATATTAATTGAAGATTCAAAAAAAGAAAATATTAAGGTGAAAGAGGTAGGGATAAGACCGGGTGAAAAATTAAGTGAAATGCTTCTATCTGAGGTAGAGAGTAAAACAAGTATAAGTTTTGATCAAAATTATTTTGTGGTACTACCGACGATTCCTATCGAAGGACTTCAAGAATATTATTCTAGCTATCCGCTAGTGGATGTGAAGAGTTTTAGTTCTCAACAAGATTTACTTGCAAAACATGAGGTGAAACAAATGCTATTAAAAGGAGGGTTTTTGCGATGA
- a CDS encoding DUF2515 domain-containing protein, which produces MDRSNSNHTYNGPSKALPLSLFDVKNELKQKSKLIPSDTMYKLTKEEQLIINKIKIQTEQLNKNNVTRTRAYYQFYIQYPEIHWALLGHMVSRNGGWNMTDLKGDLYTRILSEKDQFIFFSFLEKGNWLIFQDVYPQFLLYEQSVKRSQKLFHLLPHLNVSTFMETMWHHFWKTGNKKTLAIATIINEQNYLEKRVIQNVQFKKTVLNSIGFKLFDFFQFNHILFPFYENDKKQKVLLFGDTMKHFTSLHERILIGKRLYSLLFRDTHVLSQIISWAQHHPHTGSRKDYWPHLFSSVNESFSREFYKRRIKKCQLRNGAYRIYSPALIYAWRDMKHEEVDSEDWFTDWQVVNYLVDKEENINGQITEDYCKTLEKIELAILAKKNVLLREEE; this is translated from the coding sequence ATGGACCGAAGCAATTCAAATCATACATATAACGGACCTTCCAAAGCACTGCCTCTCTCCCTATTCGACGTAAAAAATGAATTAAAACAAAAAAGCAAACTTATTCCTTCTGATACCATGTATAAATTAACGAAAGAAGAGCAACTCATCATCAACAAAATAAAAATACAAACAGAACAGCTAAATAAAAATAATGTTACAAGAACACGCGCATACTACCAATTTTACATTCAATATCCAGAAATACATTGGGCACTGCTTGGACATATGGTATCACGTAACGGCGGTTGGAATATGACTGATTTAAAGGGGGATTTATATACGAGAATTTTATCAGAGAAAGATCAATTCATATTTTTTTCTTTTTTAGAAAAAGGGAATTGGCTTATTTTCCAAGATGTATACCCTCAATTTTTACTTTACGAACAAAGTGTAAAGAGATCACAAAAGTTATTTCACCTTCTCCCTCACCTAAATGTTTCTACATTTATGGAAACGATGTGGCACCATTTTTGGAAAACAGGTAACAAAAAAACTTTAGCGATTGCCACTATTATTAATGAACAAAACTACTTAGAAAAAAGAGTGATTCAAAATGTACAATTTAAAAAGACTGTACTAAATAGTATTGGATTTAAACTCTTTGATTTCTTTCAGTTTAATCATATTCTTTTCCCATTCTACGAAAATGATAAGAAACAAAAAGTATTACTATTTGGTGATACAATGAAACATTTCACTTCCTTACATGAACGGATATTAATTGGAAAAAGATTGTACTCATTATTATTTCGAGATACACATGTTTTATCTCAAATAATAAGCTGGGCTCAACACCATCCACATACAGGATCAAGGAAAGATTACTGGCCCCATTTATTTTCAAGTGTAAATGAATCTTTTTCCCGTGAGTTTTATAAGCGCCGAATAAAGAAATGCCAGTTACGAAATGGCGCTTATCGCATATACAGCCCTGCACTCATCTATGCATGGCGAGATATGAAGCATGAAGAAGTTGACAGTGAAGATTGGTTTACCGATTGGCAAGTTGTAAATTACTTAGTTGATAAGGAGGAAAATATAAATGGACAAATTACAGAAGACTACTGCAAAACACTCGAAAAAATTGAACTCGCCATTCTCGCAAAGAAAAATGTCCTCCTCCGAGAAGAAGAATGA
- a CDS encoding CBO0543 family protein, translating into MSSSEKKNEFLALVVTIFLSSIIGTCLDAFFVHKQIYSFPARPFSSTFSVNIAFTLFVLPILTVIFIHISKKLSNVSRILFIISIGICASLFEQIAESLGLFVHNANWNHTYSLFGYMIFHSFIWNVYNWIKK; encoded by the coding sequence ATGTCCTCCTCCGAGAAGAAGAATGAGTTTCTAGCATTAGTAGTTACAATCTTTCTCTCTTCTATTATTGGAACTTGCTTAGATGCCTTTTTTGTTCATAAACAAATATATTCCTTTCCGGCTAGGCCCTTCTCATCCACATTTTCGGTTAATATAGCTTTTACATTGTTCGTACTGCCGATTTTAACAGTTATCTTTATACACATTTCAAAAAAATTATCTAACGTTTCTAGAATTTTATTTATTATTTCAATCGGTATTTGTGCTAGCCTTTTTGAACAGATTGCTGAAAGTTTAGGTTTATTTGTACATAACGCGAATTGGAACCATACATATTCTTTATTTGGTTATATGATTTTTCATTCTTTTATTTGGAACGTATATAATTGGATAAAAAAATAA
- a CDS encoding YfmQ family protein, whose protein sequence is MTTWFIVTLFVFGAIKVLVSSMPTSVVESISSKFELHQKLEAENTSISIDGKNIEGEMKLQVIHEFNEALFLDKHYFPPHGEGTPIVIDTKKGNKEIRFSLYSYEEHVDVIKQYKKKVVAYRLRSKSLQTLAPLAITEEYA, encoded by the coding sequence ATGACAACATGGTTTATAGTTACATTATTTGTTTTTGGAGCTATTAAAGTATTAGTTTCTAGCATGCCCACTTCTGTTGTGGAATCAATTAGTAGTAAATTTGAATTGCATCAAAAGCTTGAGGCGGAAAATACTTCTATATCGATAGATGGAAAAAATATAGAGGGAGAAATGAAACTACAAGTTATTCATGAATTTAATGAGGCTTTGTTTTTAGATAAACATTATTTCCCGCCGCACGGAGAAGGGACACCCATAGTCATTGATACGAAGAAAGGGAATAAAGAGATTAGATTTTCGCTATATAGCTATGAAGAACATGTTGATGTCATTAAGCAATATAAGAAGAAAGTCGTTGCCTATCGTTTACGCTCTAAAAGCCTTCAAACATTGGCACCATTAGCAATAACGGAAGAGTATGCTTAA
- a CDS encoding LrgB family protein, producing the protein MVLIIITVAIYFLATKLYKKFTFAFTLPVLTVTAIMICLFFIFGISHHEYRENGGDILSSLLSSAIVALAIPLFKERKILMKNFLSILIGVVIGIVAVTSMNVVIGGILNIDKELILTTLPQLATMPIALSLADQIGGIPSMTSSFVVVAGITGAIIGPTVLKFFSITSTIGKGVGMGCASHIIGVSRLVKEGEKEATIGSVTMIVTGILISILIPYGTKFIF; encoded by the coding sequence ATGGTCTTAATTATTATTACTGTAGCAATTTATTTCTTGGCGACAAAGCTATATAAAAAATTTACGTTTGCATTTACGTTACCGGTGTTAACAGTTACGGCAATTATGATTTGTTTATTTTTCATTTTTGGTATTTCTCATCATGAGTATAGGGAAAATGGAGGAGACATTCTTTCAAGCTTATTGAGCTCTGCAATTGTAGCATTAGCCATACCTCTATTTAAAGAGCGAAAGATACTTATGAAAAATTTTTTATCGATACTTATTGGAGTAGTGATAGGTATAGTGGCTGTAACGAGTATGAATGTAGTGATTGGCGGAATTTTAAATATAGATAAGGAACTTATATTAACTACTTTACCACAGTTAGCAACGATGCCTATTGCCCTATCATTAGCGGATCAAATTGGTGGTATTCCATCTATGACTTCTAGTTTTGTAGTTGTTGCAGGAATAACAGGCGCTATTATCGGACCAACAGTACTTAAGTTTTTCAGTATAACAAGTACGATTGGAAAAGGAGTTGGAATGGGCTGTGCATCACATATTATCGGTGTGAGCCGTCTCGTGAAGGAAGGCGAGAAAGAGGCGACAATCGGTTCGGTAACGATGATTGTAACTGGAATACTCATTAGTATACTAATACCGTATGGAACGAAATTTATTTTTTAA
- a CDS encoding CidA/LrgA family holin-like protein has product MKYVTLLLQVGVLYVFSLVGTWIQGVFHLSMPGSLIGMLILFLLLSTRVLPLKWFELGAEKLIVFLPLFLIPSTTGLMEYGSFLFSKESIIFLLVVASTVVTLIVSGYISQLLITTKK; this is encoded by the coding sequence ATGAAGTACGTGACGCTTTTACTTCAAGTAGGCGTGCTATATGTATTTAGCCTAGTGGGTACGTGGATTCAAGGAGTATTCCATCTATCAATGCCAGGAAGTTTAATAGGGATGTTAATACTGTTCCTGCTCCTTTCCACTCGCGTTTTACCGTTAAAATGGTTTGAGTTAGGTGCGGAAAAGTTAATCGTATTTTTACCGTTATTTTTAATCCCTTCGACAACAGGGCTCATGGAATACGGGTCTTTTCTTTTCAGTAAGGAGAGTATTATATTCCTTTTAGTAGTTGCAAGTACTGTAGTAACTTTGATTGTTTCAGGGTATATAAGTCAATTATTAATAACAACAAAAAAATAA
- a CDS encoding PLP-dependent aminotransferase family protein gives MEWKPNRADKTPVYKQIADYIERGISSGEFPSDSKLPSERMLAKELQVNRSTIVAAYEELKSLGVVERQKGSGTRVNTDIWGVSHKRIPNWGRYVEDGSFLPNVPLVQQIRTETQKDDLINLASGELSPELIPSDRFRTILSEKTFMENLGYDHPLGNEMLRKTIAAHVQQYKQIEADSSSILITSGAQQALNLIVQCLLKPGDAIAIEDPSYCFSLPMFKSAGLNIFHLPVDEHGMNPDDLIDLHKKHRIRMVFLNPDYQNPTGTVLSLARRKKILELSSEFGIPIVEDDPYSLISFNGEVNPTLKSMDQNGNVLYISSLSKIVASGLRIGWIIGPTRVIERLADAKQQVDFGHSVFTQWVANQFLESKDFHKHITILRGQLKQRRDVLIAELEGTLGDRVECFVPEGGIHVWCKVKGKFDEYHLLGESIQNGVAFVPGSVLGSKNEYIRFTFGRANIEQIQLGIKRFADTLNEIS, from the coding sequence ATGGAATGGAAACCAAATCGTGCAGATAAGACACCTGTATATAAACAAATTGCGGATTATATTGAAAGAGGCATTTCTTCAGGTGAATTTCCTTCTGATAGTAAGTTACCTTCTGAGCGTATGTTAGCAAAGGAATTACAGGTGAACCGGAGTACAATAGTAGCTGCGTATGAAGAATTAAAATCACTTGGAGTAGTAGAACGGCAAAAGGGAAGCGGAACACGGGTCAATACAGACATATGGGGTGTCTCACATAAACGAATACCGAACTGGGGTAGGTACGTGGAGGATGGATCGTTCTTACCTAACGTACCACTCGTTCAACAAATTCGAACGGAAACACAAAAAGATGATTTAATTAATTTAGCAAGCGGTGAACTGTCACCAGAATTAATTCCAAGTGATAGATTTCGAACAATTTTGTCGGAGAAAACATTTATGGAAAACCTCGGTTATGATCATCCACTTGGAAATGAGATGTTGAGAAAAACAATTGCAGCACATGTTCAGCAATATAAACAAATTGAAGCAGATTCAAGCTCTATTCTTATTACGTCAGGAGCACAACAGGCGCTTAATCTTATCGTTCAATGTTTATTAAAACCTGGTGATGCGATCGCGATTGAAGATCCTTCGTATTGTTTTTCGCTTCCAATGTTTAAATCGGCCGGTTTGAACATATTTCATTTACCTGTTGATGAGCATGGAATGAATCCAGATGACTTAATCGATTTGCACAAAAAGCATCGCATTCGTATGGTGTTTTTGAATCCAGATTATCAGAATCCGACGGGGACTGTGCTTTCATTAGCGAGACGTAAAAAAATTTTAGAACTGTCTTCTGAGTTCGGTATACCAATTGTAGAAGATGATCCGTATAGTTTAATCTCTTTTAATGGAGAAGTGAACCCGACATTAAAATCAATGGACCAAAATGGAAATGTTCTTTATATAAGTTCATTATCAAAAATTGTTGCATCAGGATTACGTATTGGATGGATAATTGGTCCTACACGTGTAATTGAGCGTTTAGCAGATGCAAAGCAACAAGTTGATTTTGGCCATAGTGTATTTACGCAGTGGGTAGCAAATCAATTTTTAGAATCAAAGGATTTCCATAAACATATTACGATACTTCGTGGACAATTGAAGCAAAGAAGAGATGTATTAATTGCAGAGCTTGAAGGAACATTGGGAGACCGAGTTGAATGTTTCGTGCCAGAGGGTGGAATACATGTATGGTGTAAAGTGAAAGGAAAGTTTGATGAATATCACTTATTAGGTGAATCTATACAGAATGGTGTCGCATTTGTTCCGGGCAGTGTTTTAGGTTCGAAAAATGAATATATACGATTTACGTTTGGTAGAGCGAATATAGAACAAATTCAACTTGGAATTAAACGGTTTGCCGACACGCTAAATGAGATTTCATAA
- the plcA gene encoding phosphatidylinositol diacylglycerol-lyase, producing the protein MSNKKLILKLFICSTIFITFVFALHDKQVVAASSVNELENWSKWMQPIPDNIPLARISIPGTHDSGTFKLQNPIKQVWGMTQEYDFRYQMDHGARIFDIRGRLTDDNTIVLHHGPLYLYVTLHEFINEAKQFLRDNPSETIIMSLKKEYEDMKGAEDSFSSTFEKNYFVDPIFLKTEGNIKLGDARGKIVLLKRYSGSNESGGYNNFYWPDNETFTTTVNQNVNVTVQDKYKVSYDEKVKSIKDTMNETMNNSEDLNHLYINFTSLSSGGTAWNSPYYYASYINPEIANHIKQKNPARVGWVIQDYINEKWSPLLYQEVIRANKSLIKE; encoded by the coding sequence ATGAGCAATAAGAAGTTAATTTTGAAATTATTCATATGTAGTACAATATTTATCACATTTGTATTTGCTTTACATGATAAGCAAGTAGTTGCAGCTAGCTCTGTTAATGAGCTTGAAAATTGGTCGAAATGGATGCAACCTATACCTGATAATATCCCGTTAGCACGAATTTCAATTCCAGGAACACACGATAGTGGGACGTTCAAGTTGCAAAATCCGATTAAGCAAGTATGGGGAATGACGCAAGAATATGATTTTCGCTATCAAATGGACCATGGAGCTCGCATTTTTGATATAAGAGGACGTTTAACAGATGATAATACGATAGTTCTTCATCATGGGCCATTATATCTTTATGTAACACTGCATGAATTCATAAACGAAGCGAAACAATTTTTAAGAGATAACCCGAGTGAAACGATTATTATGTCTTTAAAAAAAGAGTATGAGGATATGAAAGGGGCAGAAGATTCATTTAGTAGTACGTTTGAAAAAAATTATTTTGTTGATCCTATCTTTTTAAAAACAGAAGGAAATATAAAACTTGGAGATGCTCGTGGGAAAATTGTACTACTAAAAAGATATAGTGGTAGTAATGAATCTGGAGGATATAATAATTTTTATTGGCCAGATAATGAGACGTTTACCACAACTGTAAATCAAAATGTAAATGTAACAGTACAAGATAAATATAAAGTGAGTTATGATGAGAAAGTAAAATCTATTAAAGATACAATGAATGAAACGATGAACAATAGCGAGGATTTAAATCATCTATATATAAATTTTACAAGCTTGTCTTCTGGTGGTACAGCATGGAATAGTCCATATTACTATGCCTCTTATATAAATCCTGAAATTGCAAACCATATAAAACAAAAGAATCCTGCGAGAGTAGGCTGGGTAATTCAAGACTACATAAATGAAAAGTGGTCACCATTATTGTATCAAGAAGTTATAAGAGCGAATAAGTCATTAATAAAAGAATAA